Proteins encoded by one window of Armatimonadota bacterium:
- a CDS encoding cellulase family glycosylhydrolase has translation MAATFLTLSAMLAAAIPGATNLQAENGVPKSILNRLTSGVNITRWMCYLANPNDQEHFRNYMKPADWQNFERLGIKYVRLCVSPEAIYDNGKPKAANLPALDAALKALVDHKLAVFLDLHDNGQLKLDSPGQNNTGLITFWEALSQRYKGKYEGDVVFEIVNEPIFNQKNEAVWWELQDKVASAIRKIDPARSILATGTGWGGIDGLVAMQPLKLKNVIYSFHCYDPFFFTHQGASWVGEWPRDMKSVPFPSTPENVEAILSKNDAKFHDALRQYGKERNDAAYLRRRIKLAMDWARKNRVPAILGEFGAYPPVAPVDSRGRWFQAMMAACKAEKAPYCLWGYDDALGLGRKVSPDGGIWLDEVTLKGMYGR, from the coding sequence ATGGCAGCCACCTTCTTAACCCTTTCCGCCATGCTGGCCGCCGCAATCCCTGGAGCCACCAATCTTCAGGCCGAAAACGGCGTCCCCAAGTCCATTCTCAACCGCCTGACGAGCGGCGTCAACATCACTCGCTGGATGTGCTACCTGGCCAACCCAAACGACCAGGAGCACTTTCGTAACTACATGAAGCCCGCCGACTGGCAGAACTTCGAGAGGCTGGGCATCAAGTACGTTCGCCTGTGCGTTTCTCCCGAGGCGATCTATGACAACGGCAAACCCAAAGCCGCGAATCTGCCCGCGCTCGATGCGGCGCTCAAGGCGCTCGTCGACCACAAGCTCGCCGTCTTTCTCGACCTTCACGACAACGGGCAGCTGAAGCTCGACTCGCCGGGGCAGAACAACACGGGCCTGATCACGTTCTGGGAAGCCCTATCGCAGCGCTACAAGGGCAAGTACGAAGGCGACGTGGTTTTCGAGATCGTGAACGAGCCGATCTTCAACCAGAAGAACGAAGCGGTCTGGTGGGAGCTGCAGGACAAGGTGGCGAGCGCGATCCGCAAGATCGACCCGGCGCGGAGCATTTTGGCGACGGGCACCGGTTGGGGAGGCATCGACGGGCTGGTGGCGATGCAGCCGCTCAAGCTGAAGAACGTGATCTACTCCTTCCACTGCTACGACCCGTTCTTCTTCACGCATCAGGGCGCGAGCTGGGTGGGCGAATGGCCGCGCGACATGAAGTCGGTGCCGTTCCCATCCACTCCTGAGAACGTCGAGGCGATCCTAAGCAAGAACGACGCAAAGTTCCACGACGCGCTGCGCCAATACGGTAAGGAACGCAACGACGCGGCCTACCTGCGAAGGCGCATCAAGCTGGCGATGGATTGGGCGCGGAAGAACCGGGTCCCGGCGATTCTGGGAGAGTTCGGGGCCTACCCGCCGGTGGCGCCGGTTGATTCCCGAGGACGATGGTTCCAGGCGATGATGGCGGCCTGCAAGGCCGAAAAGGCGCCCTATTGCCTGTGGGGCTATGACGACGCTCTTGGCCTCGGCCGCAAGGTCAGTCCCGACGGCGGCATTTGGCTGGATGAGGTGACACTGAAGGGGATGTACGGGAGGTAG
- a CDS encoding TlpA family protein disulfide reductase, with product MPGGASKTGLASSLATLCTESDSGRETLQAVADTLVQAIQQSPPKAQGSEPAYAYVQLAQFSRYEKLKVNLETPEFKAAISHLIALEKSRDNANFTLSDLSGKEWTLKSIKGKVVLVNFWATWCPPCRKEMPDMEKIYRRFKDKGLVILAISDEEESKVRPFIEEKGYTFPILLDPGRKANTAFGIQGIPNSFVFDRFGRLQAVAIDGRSERQLLDLLAKAGLK from the coding sequence ATGCCGGGAGGCGCCTCCAAGACCGGCCTTGCCAGCAGCCTCGCGACCCTTTGCACCGAGAGCGACAGCGGCAGAGAGACGCTGCAGGCAGTTGCCGATACTCTGGTCCAGGCCATCCAGCAGTCGCCTCCCAAGGCCCAGGGGTCGGAGCCCGCCTATGCCTATGTGCAGCTTGCTCAGTTCTCGCGCTACGAGAAGCTGAAGGTGAATTTGGAGACGCCGGAGTTCAAAGCGGCGATATCTCATCTGATCGCGCTCGAGAAGTCTCGCGACAACGCCAACTTCACGCTCAGCGACCTCTCAGGCAAAGAATGGACGCTGAAGAGCATCAAGGGAAAGGTGGTGCTCGTGAACTTCTGGGCCACTTGGTGCCCGCCTTGCCGCAAAGAAATGCCCGACATGGAGAAGATCTACCGGAGGTTCAAGGACAAGGGTCTGGTGATCCTGGCGATCTCCGACGAGGAGGAGAGCAAGGTGCGTCCGTTCATCGAGGAAAAGGGATACACCTTCCCGATCCTGCTCGACCCGGGCCGGAAGGCCAACACGGCGTTTGGCATCCAAGGCATCCCGAACAGCTTCGTGTTCGACCGATTCGGGAGGCTGCAAGCGGTGGCGATTGACGGACGCTCCGAGCGGCAGCTTCTCGACCTGTTGGCGAAAGCCGGGCTGAAGTAG